The region AAATGTAAAAAGTGATTATTAATGAAAGTTATATGATATGAGATAAAAATCTCATATCTATTTAGTTGTTGGGTCAGAAAAAACTCTAGTTGATAACTCTTTGTCTATTGTATAAAGTCCATATCCATTGTCCCCAACTAATTTAATATGGTCTATAATCTCTTTTAAAGTAGCTTCCTCTTCTACTTGTTCTGTTACATACCACTGAAGTAAATTATATGTTGCATGGTCTTTTTCTCTCATAGCAATATCACTTAAGATATTTAAATTTTTTGACATTTTTTGTTCGTGGGCTAAAGCTTTTTTGAATACATCTAATAAAGAATTGTATTCAACTTTTACTCCCTCAATTGAAGGTAGTTTTAATTCTACATCTTGGTCTTCTAAATATTTAAAAAGTTTCATTCCGTGGGCAATCTCTTCTTGGTATTGAATTAAAAACCAACTTGAAGAGCCATTAAAACCCTCTTTTGAACAGTATGCACTCATTCCAAGATATAGATATGCAGAGTGATACTCTTTGTTTAATTGCTCTATTAATGCTTTTTGTAATTCTTTACTAATCATATTTGCTCCTTTTTTGTTTGTATAATTAGTTATAACAGATAAAAGCTAATGATACGGTTACATTTATAACTTAGATAGCTTTTTAAAAGTAACATAACTATTTTTTAGATAAAATCCCAAAAATATTTTAAGAGTAATTTAAAAGGACAAATATGGCAATTTATACATGTGGGCATACTACACCTGATTCAGATTCTATCTGTTCAGCAATATCTTTAGCTTATCTTTTAAACAAGATTGGAAGAGAAGCTATTCCAGCTAGACAAGGAGCAGTATCTCCTGAGACTCAGTTTATTTTAGACAGATTTGGTTTTGAAGCACCAGAACTAAAAACTGAATTTGCTGGTTGTGAACTATTTATAACAGATTATTCAGATAGAGGACAAGCTCCTAAAGATTTAGATGAAGCTACAGTTGTTGGTATTGTTGATCACCATAAATTAGGAGATATTACAACTTCTACTCCTTTAGAGTGTTGGATTAGACCAGTTGGGTGTACAAATACAATTGTAAAAGAGATGTATGATTATCATGGTGTTGAAATTCCTGCAAATATTGCTGGGGTTATGCTGTGTGCGATTCTTTCTGATACAGTTATTTTCAAATCTCCTACATGTACAGAAATTGATATTAAAGCTGTTAGAGAGTTAGCTGCAATTGCTGGTGTTGAAGATTTTGGAGCACTTGGAATGGAGATGTTTAAAGTTAAATCAGCTGTTGAAGGTGTACCTGTTAGAGATTTAATATTAAGAGATTATAAACCATTTGATATGCATGGTAGAAAAGTTGGAATTGGTCAATTAGAAGTTATTGATTTAGCTATTTTTGATTCAGTAAAAGATGAACTACAAGCTGATTTAGAAAAACTAAGAGAAGAGGAAGGTCTTCATACAGCTTGTTTACTTTTAACAGATATTATGAAAGAGGGAAGTGAAATTTTAGTGTCAAGTACTGATTCTTCAGTTTTTGAAAAAGCTTTTGATTGTAAACTTGATAACAACAAAGTTTGGTTAGATGGTTGTTTATCAAGAAAAAAACAAATTATCCCTTTCTTAGAACCTGCATTTGCATAAAAAGAAGACAGTTTTCTGTCTTCTTTTAAATAAAAAACTACTTATAATCTAAAAAAATATTTTTATCTGTTTTAATAATCTTTTTAATTTTTATATTTAAATTATACTAATTTGATATGAAATAACTTTTTTTGGACTATTATCTATATAATGTTACTAAAGGTTATTTAATAAATAATATTATAAATAGTAAAAATAACCTTAGAGTTTAAAACTTTATTAAAAGTTTAAATTTAGTAAAATATATGAATTAATCATTTTTAGGAACTTTTATGCAAATTAAAACACTCAAAAACTATTTTCGTGTCGCAATGGTAAGTATTACATTTTCATTATTTTTAGTTTTTTATCTTTTTTCATCTTATATTCATACAAATTTAGCAATTCAAGAGAATCAGAAAATATCAGAAGCCTTATCAAAACAAGTTTTTAATTCTATGTATCAAGTTATGAGACAAGGATGGAGTAGGGAGCAATTACAAGATTTTATAAATGTTACAAAAAATTCTTTTGAGGGAAGTTCATACTCTGTAGATATTTACAGAGGTCAAAAAGTTGAAGGTTTATTTGGGAAAATTGAACAAGGAAAAATTACTGAAGATATAAAAAAAGTATTTGAAACAAAAGAGAAACTTTTTGAATCTGATGAAAAATCAATGCAAAGCGTATTACCTATAATTGCCAAAAATGAGTGTTTACAGTGTCATACAAATTCAAAAGAGGGTGATGTTTTAGGAGCAGTTAAAGTTGATTATAATTTTGAAGAGATAGTTGATTCAACACAAAGTAAATATTTACTTTTTTCTTTGATTATACTTCCAATTATGTTTTTAATAGCTTATTATATCTCTTTAAAAATACTAAAAAGAATCAATTTTGCTATAGAAAATTTTAAAGACAAAATAGAAAATGTAAACTCTGTAAAAGATTTTAAAAATATTGATACAACTCACGCAAAAGATAGTTTCAAAGAGTTTGAACAAATTATGGCAGGATTAGACACTTTAAGTGGCAAATTAAAAAATATTGCAGTTGATAAAAGTATATTAGAGTTTGAAGTTAAACTTTTAGATAAGATGGTTATTACGTCTGATATTATCAAAGATTGGAAAGAGTATATTAAGGATTTATTACATGAAATCCACAATGTTTTACCTGTTTATTGTTTAATTACTATATTTAAAACAGATGAAGAAAACTATGAGATAGAGATATTTTGGCTTGGTAAACCTGATGAAAATATAAAAAAACATCTTGAAGAAACAGCAATTAATATGATTACTCAGTACCACAATATGACAGTTATTGATTATTCTTTAAAACATAATATTTCAACTGAAGAACATGATTTAGTATTAACAATTGATGATATTGAACATGAAGCGAAATCTATACTTTTAGATGCTCCAAGAATTGGTGGAATAGTAGGACTTGGTATTCAATCAAATACTGAAAAAGACTCGATTCATTCTATCGTTATTGATTCTATTTTAACTACTCTTTTAAATTTAGTTGGATCAATTAAAGCAATCAACAAGTATACAGAAAATCTTGAATTTTATGCAACAAGAGATCCTTTAACTGGACTTTTTTCTCAAAGGGTATTTAGAGATCTACTTCATTATGAGATAAAAAGAGCAGCAAGACATGAATATAAATTTGGTGTTTTAG is a window of Halarcobacter sp. DNA encoding:
- a CDS encoding ferritin; translation: MISKELQKALIEQLNKEYHSAYLYLGMSAYCSKEGFNGSSSWFLIQYQEEIAHGMKLFKYLEDQDVELKLPSIEGVKVEYNSLLDVFKKALAHEQKMSKNLNILSDIAMREKDHATYNLLQWYVTEQVEEEATLKEIIDHIKLVGDNGYGLYTIDKELSTRVFSDPTTK
- a CDS encoding manganese-dependent inorganic pyrophosphatase, yielding MAIYTCGHTTPDSDSICSAISLAYLLNKIGREAIPARQGAVSPETQFILDRFGFEAPELKTEFAGCELFITDYSDRGQAPKDLDEATVVGIVDHHKLGDITTSTPLECWIRPVGCTNTIVKEMYDYHGVEIPANIAGVMLCAILSDTVIFKSPTCTEIDIKAVRELAAIAGVEDFGALGMEMFKVKSAVEGVPVRDLILRDYKPFDMHGRKVGIGQLEVIDLAIFDSVKDELQADLEKLREEEGLHTACLLLTDIMKEGSEILVSSTDSSVFEKAFDCKLDNNKVWLDGCLSRKKQIIPFLEPAFA
- a CDS encoding bifunctional diguanylate cyclase/phosphodiesterase; the protein is MQIKTLKNYFRVAMVSITFSLFLVFYLFSSYIHTNLAIQENQKISEALSKQVFNSMYQVMRQGWSREQLQDFINVTKNSFEGSSYSVDIYRGQKVEGLFGKIEQGKITEDIKKVFETKEKLFESDEKSMQSVLPIIAKNECLQCHTNSKEGDVLGAVKVDYNFEEIVDSTQSKYLLFSLIILPIMFLIAYYISLKILKRINFAIENFKDKIENVNSVKDFKNIDTTHAKDSFKEFEQIMAGLDTLSGKLKNIAVDKSILEFEVKLLDKMVITSDIIKDWKEYIKDLLHEIHNVLPVYCLITIFKTDEENYEIEIFWLGKPDENIKKHLEETAINMITQYHNMTVIDYSLKHNISTEEHDLVLTIDDIEHEAKSILLDAPRIGGIVGLGIQSNTEKDSIHSIVIDSILTTLLNLVGSIKAINKYTENLEFYATRDPLTGLFSQRVFRDLLHYEIKRAARHEYKFGVLVIDCDNFKPINDTYGHSFGDDFLVEFANLLEASKRDEDILSRYGGDEFTLILPESTEKEVYTVALRILEKVEKLEIDAPDGTKVGVTVSIGMAIYPDHSTEPKELFNIADGMMYEAKNQGKNSIRFPSEYDIEKIHQDIEDKSMIVLDAIKNEKIIPHFQPIMNTSTNTIEINELLMRIEVEDEVLTAGKFIETAESLGIVHKMDYLVIEKAFKKINETNYKGLLFVNLSPKALIIGEFIEKIVNLTHVYNIDKKNIVFEITERETVKSFSLLEKFVQNLKMEGFSFAIDDFGSGFSTFHYVKKFPIDYIKIDGDFIINIYKDEKDLAFVKSIVALAKELKVFTIAEFVEDEKILEFLKEIEVDYAQGFYIGKPAPELSTKL